CGACCTCGCCGGTCCGAAGATCCGCATCGGCGCACTGCCCGCGCCCGTCGACCTCGCCGACAAGTCGCACGTCGTGCTCGCGCCCGAGGGGCATCACGAGGGGGAGGAGCTGCCCACGACGTACGCCGAGCTCGCGCGCGACGTCTCGTCAGGCGATCGCATCCTGCTCGACGACGGGTTGATGGAGCTGCGCGTCGAGGAAGTCCGTGGCGAGCGCGTGTACTGCCGCGTCGTGCGCGGCGGGCTGCTCAAGCAGAACAAGGGCATGAACCTGCCCGGTGTGCGCGTGAGCGCACCCGCCCTCACGGAGAAGGACCTGATCGACCTGGAGTTCGCGGTCGCACAGGGCGTGGACTACATCGGGCTCTCCTTCGTGCAGTCCCCGAACGACATCGTGGACCTGCGCAACCGGATCCCGAGCGGCGTGCTCATCTGCGCCAAGATCGAGAAGGACACCGCACTGGAGGCCATCGAGGCGATTCTCGCAGAGACCGATGCCGTCATGGTCGCGCGTGGCGACCTGGGAGTGGAGCTGCCCTTCGAACAGGTGCCCGTCGCACAGAAGCGGATCATCCAGTTCGCGAACCTGTACGGGCGCCCGGTCATCACGGCCACGCAGATGCTGGAGTCGATGATCGAGAACCCGCGGCCGACGCGCGCGGAGGTCAGCGACGTGGCCAACGCGCTCTTCGACGGCACCGACGCGATCATGCTGTCCGGCGAGACCGCGGCAGGGAAGTATCCGTTCCTCGCCGTCGAGGCGATGGTGCGGATCGGTGCGGAAATCGAGCGCACGCAGGCGTACGAGGAGGGACCCAAGTACGACGTCCCGATCCTGGATCATCTGCGCATCGGCGCCACGCCCACGGAGCACGCGATTTCCGCGGGCACGGTGGAGGCCGTGCGCCTGCTCGGTGCGCCCGCGATCGTGTGCATCACCCGCACCGGTGGCACCGCCCGCCTGGTCTCGAGCTACCGGCCGCCCGTGCCGATCGTCGCGGTGACCGACCAGGAGCGCACCTGGCGCCAGCTCGCGCTGGTATGGGGCGTCCAGCCCGTGCACTGCACGACCGGCGAGATCAGCTACGAGGCGATGCTCGACGCGGGGCGCGATTACCTGCTGCGCACGCGCATGGCACAGCCGGGGCAGCGCGTGGTGGTGACGGCGGGCGTGCCGTTCCACGTGCCCGGTACCACCAACATGCTGCGCGTCGAAGTGCTGTGAGGCTCCGCTTTCTCGGCACCGGCACCTCGTTCGGTGTGCCCGTCGTCGGCTGCTCGTGCGCAACGTGCACGTCGACCGACCCGCGCGACCGCCGGACGAGGCACGCCGCCCTGCTCGAGAGCGACCATGGCAACCTGCTGATCGACGCCCCGCCCGAGCTGCGCATCCAGCTCCTGCGCGATGGAATCCAGCACATCGATGCGGTCTGGTTCACGCACGCGCACGCGGACCACGTGCACGGCATCGACGACCTGCGCGTGTTCGCCGGCCGCACGTCGCACCCGCTGCCGGTGCACGCCCATCGCGAGACGGCGGCCCAGCTCCGCAGCCGCTTCGACTACATCTTCGATGCCGCGTACAGCCCGCCGGCCGGAACGAGTCGCCCGAACCTGGCGCTGCACGAGTTCGAGGCGTGGCGGCAGGTGAGTATCGCTGGCTTCGCGCTGCTGCCGATCGAGGTGCCACACGGGGACCAGAAGGTGTTCGGCTTCCGTACCGGCGGACTCGGCTACATCACGGACGCGAAGCGCCTGGACGAGCGCGCGCTCGATGCGCTGCGCGGCGTGCAGGTCCTCGTGCTGAACGCGCTCTGGCGCGGCAACCCGCACCCCACGCATTTCAGCGTCGAGGAGGCCGTCGACACGGCGCGCATGATCGGTGCGGGGCAGACGTTCCTGACACACCTCGCGCACCGCGCGCGGCATGCAGACCTGGCGGC
This genomic window from Longimicrobiales bacterium contains:
- the pyk gene encoding pyruvate kinase, which codes for MRTKIVSTIGPASGERDKVHALAEIGADVFRINMAHGTHESHAQVIRWAREASAQVGKPIAVLADLAGPKIRIGALPAPVDLADKSHVVLAPEGHHEGEELPTTYAELARDVSSGDRILLDDGLMELRVEEVRGERVYCRVVRGGLLKQNKGMNLPGVRVSAPALTEKDLIDLEFAVAQGVDYIGLSFVQSPNDIVDLRNRIPSGVLICAKIEKDTALEAIEAILAETDAVMVARGDLGVELPFEQVPVAQKRIIQFANLYGRPVITATQMLESMIENPRPTRAEVSDVANALFDGTDAIMLSGETAAGKYPFLAVEAMVRIGAEIERTQAYEEGPKYDVPILDHLRIGATPTEHAISAGTVEAVRLLGAPAIVCITRTGGTARLVSSYRPPVPIVAVTDQERTWRQLALVWGVQPVHCTTGEISYEAMLDAGRDYLLRTRMAQPGQRVVVTAGVPFHVPGTTNMLRVEVL
- a CDS encoding MBL fold metallo-hydrolase; this translates as MRLRFLGTGTSFGVPVVGCSCATCTSTDPRDRRTRHAALLESDHGNLLIDAPPELRIQLLRDGIQHIDAVWFTHAHADHVHGIDDLRVFAGRTSHPLPVHAHRETAAQLRSRFDYIFDAAYSPPAGTSRPNLALHEFEAWRQVSIAGFALLPIEVPHGDQKVFGFRTGGLGYITDAKRLDERALDALRGVQVLVLNALWRGNPHPTHFSVEEAVDTARMIGAGQTFLTHLAHRARHADLAATLPAGVAPAYDGLVVEVPEA